Proteins co-encoded in one Gleimia hominis genomic window:
- the deoC gene encoding deoxyribose-phosphate aldolase yields MAIFPIDHTLLKPDSTRQQIQALCKEAVEYSFGAVCVNPSWVKECVNNLHDTAVKVCTVVGFPLGATTPQVKAFEAKQALESGANELDMVMNIGAAKDGDWGAVQSDIEAVVQVARQFDAITVKVILETCLLTDEEIKLACKTVVAAGADFVKTSTGFSTGGATTADVALMREAVGPDFGVKASGGIHSNEEMEAMLKAGANRIGASAGKKLLERGAN; encoded by the coding sequence ATGGCGATATTTCCCATAGATCATACTTTGCTTAAGCCGGATTCCACTCGGCAGCAAATTCAAGCTCTTTGCAAAGAAGCAGTTGAGTATTCGTTTGGTGCCGTGTGCGTGAACCCCAGCTGGGTTAAAGAATGCGTTAATAATCTGCATGATACTGCAGTAAAGGTGTGCACAGTGGTTGGTTTCCCGCTCGGAGCAACTACCCCGCAGGTGAAGGCGTTTGAAGCGAAGCAGGCACTTGAATCGGGTGCGAATGAACTAGATATGGTGATGAACATTGGCGCTGCAAAGGATGGTGATTGGGGCGCAGTCCAAAGTGATATCGAGGCTGTGGTTCAAGTAGCACGTCAGTTTGACGCTATAACGGTAAAAGTAATACTTGAGACTTGCCTGTTGACGGATGAGGAAATCAAGTTGGCATGCAAGACTGTGGTTGCTGCAGGCGCGGACTTTGTGAAAACCTCAACCGGATTCTCAACCGGGGGAGCCACCACTGCTGACGTGGCATTGATGCGAGAAGCAGTGGGGCCAGACTTTGGGGTTAAAGCCTCAGGTGGAATCCACTCAAACGAAGAAATGGAAGCCATGCTAAAAGCAGGTGCAAATCGGATAGGAGCATCCGCGGGTAAAAAACTATTGGAACGGGGGGCTAACTGA
- a CDS encoding sugar-binding transcriptional regulator — MEQYRLSERDELSLDAAKFYYSGLSQAEVAKRLHLGRTTVSKLLAHARRRGFIQTVVKDPREDDKILIETLQHRYGLHEVVLISPADTTTDGIRKALGVAGAQTLSSLVRDGDTIGMVYSRTVAALASNLGSQTRSNVSVVELSRGLTSPQDTVNYYPSALAHLASAFGGHYFQLGSPLFVSSVQEKNQLLNQSYLREVLAMGDSCRIAVYTVGDPVSNRELILKTPILPREREVINQRAVGDICSRFIDSHGRVCVPDLNNRTVGISLPSLRRKEQKMLIAGGTRKVEAVFAALEMDT; from the coding sequence ATGGAGCAGTACCGGCTTTCTGAGCGTGATGAATTGTCACTTGATGCTGCTAAGTTCTACTATTCTGGCTTATCTCAAGCGGAAGTTGCGAAGCGGCTCCACTTGGGACGCACAACTGTGTCGAAACTTCTAGCACATGCGCGCAGGCGGGGATTTATTCAGACCGTGGTTAAGGACCCTCGGGAAGACGATAAAATACTGATAGAAACACTTCAACATCGCTACGGTCTGCACGAAGTCGTACTTATTTCACCAGCGGATACAACAACTGATGGGATCCGCAAAGCACTTGGTGTGGCTGGTGCACAGACGCTATCTTCGCTGGTGCGCGATGGTGACACGATCGGTATGGTTTATTCGCGTACCGTAGCAGCTTTAGCTAGTAATCTGGGTTCGCAAACTCGCAGCAACGTGAGTGTAGTTGAACTAAGCCGCGGTCTGACCTCTCCGCAAGATACTGTGAACTATTACCCAAGTGCTTTAGCGCATTTAGCCAGCGCTTTCGGTGGCCACTACTTCCAGCTAGGTTCACCACTATTTGTCTCAAGCGTGCAAGAGAAGAACCAGCTTTTAAACCAGAGTTATTTGCGTGAGGTCCTTGCCATGGGCGATTCGTGTCGGATCGCGGTGTATACGGTGGGGGACCCGGTGAGCAATAGAGAGTTGATTCTAAAGACGCCAATACTGCCCAGGGAAAGGGAAGTAATAAATCAACGGGCTGTGGGCGATATTTGTTCTAGGTTTATAGATAGCCATGGTCGCGTCTGTGTTCCCGACCTTAATAATCGGACTGTGGGGATCTCGCTTCCATCTTTGCGTCGTAAAGAGCAGAAAATGCTAATCGCTGGTGGAACACGCAAAGTGGAGGCAGTGTTTGCAGCACTTGAAATGGATACGTAA
- a CDS encoding CE1759 family FMN reductase, with protein MSIVVVSASLSPSSSTHRLGSDLAAAVVEAGVETEVKEISLRSLAHALVDNLLTGFPSPQLQEAVDAVVAADGLVAVTPVYNAGYSGLFKLFLDVLEKDSLRGKPVLLGATGGSPRHSLITEYGLRPLFTYMHASVAATAVYASTEDFGAHAADSDGSAGTTLRRRISRAGRDLAALIRAQNPGALQNAAPTSPSQSDSFEGAATNANARAQELFPDFKPMGELFKQERD; from the coding sequence GTGAGTATTGTTGTGGTTTCGGCTTCTTTGTCGCCTAGTTCGTCTACGCATCGGTTGGGTTCGGATCTTGCGGCAGCGGTGGTGGAAGCTGGTGTGGAAACCGAGGTTAAAGAGATTTCTTTGCGCTCTCTGGCGCATGCGCTGGTGGATAATTTGTTGACGGGTTTTCCTTCACCACAGCTGCAGGAAGCTGTTGATGCGGTGGTGGCTGCGGATGGTTTAGTTGCGGTTACACCGGTTTATAACGCGGGTTATTCGGGTTTATTCAAGTTGTTTCTCGACGTGCTTGAGAAGGATTCACTGCGTGGAAAACCGGTGTTGTTGGGCGCGACGGGTGGTTCGCCGCGGCATTCACTGATCACTGAGTATGGGCTGCGTCCACTGTTCACTTATATGCATGCCAGTGTGGCGGCAACTGCGGTGTATGCGTCGACAGAAGATTTTGGTGCTCACGCGGCGGATTCGGATGGTTCGGCTGGGACCACGTTGCGGCGGCGGATCAGCCGAGCTGGCCGTGACCTCGCAGCTTTGATTCGGGCTCAGAACCCGGGTGCGTTGCAGAATGCTGCCCCCACCTCACCTTCGCAATCAGATTCGTTTGAGGGGGCGGCAACTAATGCGAACGCTAGAGCGCAAGAACTATTCCCCGATTTCAAACCCATGGGTGAGTTGTTCAAACAAGAACGAGATTAG
- a CDS encoding LLM class flavin-dependent oxidoreductase: protein MQFGVFSVSDITTDPTTGRTPTEHERINAEITIAKHAEDIGLDVFAIGEHHNPPFLSSSPTTLLGYIAAQTERIILSTSTTLITTNDPVKIAEEYAMLQHLAGGRVDLMMGRGNTGPVYPWFGKDIRQGIPLAIENYALLRRLWREENVDWEGKFRTPLRGFTSTPRPLDGVPPFVWHGSIRSPEIAEQAAYYGDGFFHNNIFWPMSHTKRMIALYRQRFAHYGHGKPEEAIVGLGGQFYIARNSQDAKREFRPYFDNAPVYGNGPSMEEFTEQTPLTVGSPQKVIDRTLSFREHVGDYQRQLFLLDHAGLPLKTVLQQLDYLGEILPTLRAEFDSRREAGVPQAPTHESLIAVRERETAGQNSSGGESGVKSSDSQTSTRRQVDDVTGGSFYAQQDSDEASVANADSLLRQAEK, encoded by the coding sequence ATGCAATTTGGAGTTTTCTCGGTCTCGGATATTACAACGGACCCGACTACGGGGCGTACCCCCACGGAGCATGAGCGCATTAACGCTGAGATAACCATCGCGAAGCACGCGGAAGATATTGGTTTGGACGTGTTCGCGATTGGGGAGCATCATAATCCGCCTTTTCTCTCGTCCTCACCAACCACGTTGCTGGGATATATAGCGGCGCAAACTGAACGGATTATACTGTCTACCTCTACCACGTTGATCACTACGAACGACCCGGTGAAGATCGCGGAGGAATACGCGATGCTGCAGCATTTAGCGGGTGGACGAGTGGACCTCATGATGGGACGTGGGAACACGGGGCCGGTGTACCCATGGTTCGGTAAGGATATTCGCCAGGGGATTCCGCTTGCGATTGAGAACTATGCATTGTTGCGCCGATTGTGGCGAGAGGAGAACGTGGATTGGGAGGGTAAGTTCCGCACTCCGCTGCGTGGCTTCACGTCTACGCCCCGCCCGTTGGATGGTGTGCCGCCGTTTGTGTGGCATGGTTCGATTCGTTCGCCTGAGATAGCGGAGCAGGCTGCGTACTATGGGGACGGGTTTTTTCACAATAATATTTTCTGGCCGATGAGCCACACTAAACGCATGATTGCACTGTACCGCCAGCGTTTTGCGCATTATGGGCATGGAAAGCCTGAGGAGGCGATTGTGGGGCTTGGTGGACAGTTTTATATTGCTCGCAATTCGCAGGATGCGAAGCGGGAGTTCCGCCCGTATTTTGATAACGCTCCGGTGTACGGTAATGGACCGTCGATGGAGGAGTTCACTGAGCAGACGCCCCTTACGGTTGGTTCACCGCAGAAGGTTATTGACCGCACACTTTCGTTCCGCGAGCACGTGGGGGATTATCAGCGTCAGCTGTTCTTACTTGACCACGCGGGGTTGCCGCTGAAAACAGTGTTGCAACAGTTGGATTATTTAGGGGAGATTTTACCTACGTTGCGGGCTGAGTTTGATTCCCGGCGTGAGGCTGGGGTTCCGCAGGCACCTACGCACGAGTCGCTAATTGCCGTTCGTGAGCGTGAGACTGCTGGACAGAATAGTTCTGGTGGGGAGTCTGGGGTAAAGAGTTCGGATTCGCAAACGAGTACGCGCCGGCAGGTTGATGATGTTACGGGTGGGTCTTTTTACGCGCAGCAGGATTCTGATGAGGCATCTGTTGCTAATGCGGATTCTTTGTTACGACAGGCGGAGAAGTAG
- a CDS encoding PTS transporter subunit IIC, whose amino-acid sequence MQMQLQGPGEPLGAFIASFVAVEVGRLVAGKTPIDILVTPFVTLCSGALVGLAIGPGISRVMTTLGAMVNWGTERQPLLMGIIVSVLMGIILTLPISSAALGIVLGLSGIAAGAATVGCCCQMVGFAVSSYRENKISGLISQGIGTSMLQVPNIMRHPLIWIPPTLASAILGPVATMVFHMESNAAGSGMGTSGLVGQIMTWNVMSPQYSTMGLLLLILLMHFVAPALLSLGISEFMRKRGWIKPGDMRLAD is encoded by the coding sequence ATGCAGATGCAACTGCAAGGCCCGGGGGAGCCGCTGGGTGCCTTCATCGCCTCGTTCGTAGCTGTTGAAGTTGGACGCCTAGTTGCTGGTAAAACCCCGATCGATATTCTGGTCACCCCGTTCGTAACGCTCTGTTCGGGAGCGCTCGTAGGACTCGCTATTGGCCCGGGCATTTCACGGGTAATGACCACGCTGGGGGCGATGGTGAACTGGGGTACTGAACGTCAACCCCTATTAATGGGCATAATCGTGTCGGTACTGATGGGGATTATCTTAACTCTGCCGATTTCTTCCGCCGCACTGGGGATTGTGTTAGGACTTTCTGGGATCGCTGCGGGCGCGGCGACAGTCGGGTGTTGCTGCCAGATGGTTGGTTTCGCCGTGTCCTCGTACCGTGAAAACAAAATCTCTGGCTTAATCTCACAAGGCATTGGCACATCCATGCTGCAGGTGCCCAATATCATGCGCCATCCGCTAATCTGGATCCCACCCACGCTTGCATCTGCCATCCTAGGGCCGGTGGCGACTATGGTGTTCCACATGGAGTCGAATGCAGCTGGTTCTGGGATGGGAACTTCAGGGCTAGTGGGGCAAATAATGACGTGGAACGTGATGAGCCCGCAGTATTCAACGATGGGATTACTACTATTAATACTGCTGATGCATTTCGTGGCACCTGCACTTCTCTCTCTTGGGATCAGCGAATTCATGCGTAAACGCGGGTGGATTAAACCCGGGGATATGCGACTAGCGGACTAA
- a CDS encoding PTS sugar transporter subunit IIC: protein MKSQIRSWLSLFFIDAMTGMAHGLFATLILGTILIQVGGLIPGSVGHFFIMVGSIASLLTGAGIGLGVANRLGASTYVVAGTALAGMIGAHASKFFPEALWTACRCNCKARGSRWVPSSPRS, encoded by the coding sequence ATGAAATCGCAAATTCGCAGCTGGCTTTCCCTATTCTTCATAGATGCGATGACGGGTATGGCCCACGGCCTGTTCGCCACCCTCATCCTGGGCACAATCCTGATCCAAGTAGGGGGCCTGATCCCAGGCTCCGTGGGACACTTCTTTATAATGGTGGGTTCAATCGCCTCCCTCTTAACCGGCGCTGGGATCGGCCTGGGGGTCGCGAACCGGCTCGGTGCCTCTACCTACGTGGTAGCGGGAACAGCGTTAGCAGGCATGATTGGTGCGCACGCCTCAAAATTCTTTCCGGAGGCGTTGTGGACGGCATGCAGATGCAACTGCAAGGCCCGGGGGAGCCGCTGGGTGCCTTCATCGCCTCGTTCGTAG
- a CDS encoding siderophore-interacting protein: MTFEPMTLSTRAVSDLSQNFRRISFTSPRLDQLEPHQPFDQRIKLIFPPSSGQLPKMKTQDWYQAWLGLDETERGWMRTYSIRELTKDAGHLVLTVDFVLHGKADGEESGPASRWAQDAQVGDEVIGVFPTAGAQSGGIEFAPADAEQILLVGDETAAPAIARILEDLAAGNDTQRTMRGAALIEVPTAADELHINSPEGVQVHWLPRNGGEYGSSLLPALEEIVAPSESGTVVALDEIEETAEAPLVWETPLYSASGAQLDRASSNEKATSADPGAQAGAETSGTTPQAEEEPGVKTTRAAARTFYWIAGESGVVKQARRYLVKECGVKRSDVAFMGYWRIGVAMRG, translated from the coding sequence ATGACTTTTGAGCCAATGACCCTCAGCACACGAGCCGTTAGCGACCTTTCGCAGAACTTCCGCCGGATTTCTTTTACCTCTCCGCGGCTAGATCAGTTGGAACCGCACCAGCCGTTTGACCAACGGATTAAGCTGATTTTTCCGCCTTCCTCAGGACAACTACCGAAAATGAAAACTCAGGATTGGTATCAGGCGTGGCTGGGTCTTGACGAAACAGAGCGCGGTTGGATGCGCACGTACTCGATTCGTGAACTCACTAAGGACGCGGGACACTTGGTTCTCACGGTTGATTTTGTGCTGCACGGTAAGGCGGATGGCGAGGAAAGCGGGCCGGCATCCAGGTGGGCTCAAGATGCTCAGGTGGGTGACGAGGTAATTGGCGTGTTCCCCACGGCAGGCGCCCAGTCGGGTGGAATCGAGTTCGCACCCGCAGATGCTGAACAGATTTTACTGGTTGGTGACGAGACTGCAGCCCCTGCGATTGCCCGCATTTTGGAGGACCTTGCGGCTGGTAATGACACCCAGCGGACCATGCGGGGAGCGGCTTTAATTGAAGTTCCCACCGCTGCTGATGAATTGCATATTAATAGTCCTGAGGGGGTGCAGGTACACTGGCTACCCCGCAACGGCGGGGAATATGGGAGCTCACTTTTACCAGCGTTGGAGGAAATCGTTGCGCCTTCTGAGAGTGGAACTGTGGTTGCGCTTGATGAGATTGAGGAAACTGCGGAGGCGCCGCTGGTTTGGGAAACTCCTCTGTACTCCGCTTCGGGAGCGCAGCTAGACAGAGCCAGTTCAAATGAGAAAGCAACCAGCGCGGATCCTGGTGCGCAAGCGGGTGCTGAGACCTCGGGTACAACCCCTCAGGCAGAGGAAGAACCAGGCGTAAAAACTACGCGGGCAGCTGCGCGCACGTTCTACTGGATCGCGGGTGAATCTGGAGTGGTGAAGCAGGCGCGACGCTACCTAGTTAAGGAATGCGGTGTGAAACGTTCAGATGTGGCATTCATGGGCTACTGGCGGATTGGCGTAGCAATGCGAGGGTAG
- a CDS encoding integrase core domain-containing protein: protein MALPMGKIGVCWDNAMAKSFWTTLKAEYFYRHAFITRNQVIDGVATWIEVFYNHKRVHATLYPIEYDPMLSRQEAEDLGQAV, encoded by the coding sequence ATCGCCCTGCCCATGGGTAAGATTGGAGTGTGTTGGGATAACGCGATGGCTAAGTCTTTCTGGACCACATTAAAAGCGGAGTATTTCTACCGGCACGCATTTATCACACGCAATCAAGTCATTGACGGGGTAGCCACCTGGATTGAAGTCTTCTACAACCACAAACGTGTCCACGCGACTCTATACCCAATCGAATACGACCCCATGCTTTCCAGACAAGAAGCAGAGGATCTAGGTCAGGCGGTATAA
- a CDS encoding transposase — MGKRREFADEYRRDVAGLVIDGGRMIVSVASELYVGEQLLGRWVRVGRERREGEVKGEAALEELKAQIHELSRENLRLRMENEF, encoded by the coding sequence ATGGGGAAGAGGCGTGAGTTTGCGGATGAGTATCGCCGTGATGTGGCTGGGTTGGTTATTGACGGGGGTCGTATGATCGTGTCGGTGGCTAGTGAGCTGTATGTGGGAGAGCAACTCTTGGGCCGGTGGGTCAGAGTAGGGAGAGAGCGCCGTGAGGGTGAAGTAAAAGGTGAAGCTGCACTTGAAGAGTTGAAAGCTCAGATTCATGAGCTTAGCCGTGAGAACCTGAGGTTGAGGATGGAGAACGAGTTTTAG
- a CDS encoding integrase core domain-containing protein, whose product MKRQRLETVSTHQFHAGKNNIDECPHEDCCEHKWDKGCLNRVQFTSHELDHYAKKAGITLSMGKTGVCWDNAIAESFWATLKVTYFYRHAFTTRSQVIDEVATWIEVFYNHKRLHSALGTSPLVVYELILARQQTENLSLAA is encoded by the coding sequence ATGAAACGGCAACGGTTGGAAACTGTCTCAACTCATCAGTTCCACGCGGGTAAGAACAACATTGATGAATGCCCCCATGAGGACTGTTGTGAACATAAATGGGATAAAGGTTGTCTTAATCGGGTCCAGTTCACTTCCCACGAGCTCGATCACTACGCTAAGAAAGCTGGGATTACCTTGTCCATGGGTAAAACCGGTGTGTGTTGGGATAACGCGATAGCCGAGTCTTTCTGGGCCACATTAAAAGTTACATATTTCTACCGGCACGCATTTACCACGCGCAGCCAAGTCATTGACGAGGTAGCCACCTGGATTGAAGTCTTCTACAACCACAAACGCCTTCATTCTGCCCTGGGCACATCCCCCCTCGTCGTATACGAACTCATCCTCGCCAGACAACAGACAGAGAATCTAAGTCTCGCAGCATAA
- a CDS encoding phage portal protein, whose translation MISTGYSFFFGGTTSGRPVTERSAMQMTAVYSCVRILVEAIAGLPLHVYRKYADGAKVKAVDHPLYRLLHDEPNSEMTSFVFRETLMTHLLLWGNAFAQVLRNGRDEIIGLYPLMSNRMTVGRDEAGRLYYEYQRTWDEPTGRFETVRLSPHEVLHIPGLGFDGLVGYSPIAMAKNAIGLAQATEDYGASFFANGAAPGGVLEHPGTIKDPARVRESWQSTFGGAKNGNKIAVLEEGMKYTPISVSPEQAQFLETRKFQINEIARIFRIPPHMIGDLEKSSFSNIEQQSLEFVKYTLDPWVIRWEQAITKTLLSSREKPQIYVKFNLEGLLRGDYKSRMDGYALARQNGWMSTNDIRELENLDKIPAEAGGDLYLVNGNMLPLSLAGAYATTQANESAQPELEPELAQEPSSNELLLRRRI comes from the coding sequence GTGATCAGCACCGGGTATAGCTTCTTTTTTGGCGGCACCACCTCGGGCCGTCCCGTCACCGAGCGTTCCGCGATGCAGATGACTGCCGTGTATTCGTGTGTGCGGATTTTGGTTGAGGCGATTGCTGGCCTTCCGTTGCACGTTTACCGGAAGTATGCGGATGGTGCGAAGGTGAAAGCCGTGGATCATCCGCTCTACAGGTTGTTGCATGATGAGCCGAACTCGGAGATGACGAGTTTTGTGTTTCGCGAAACGTTGATGACGCACTTGTTGCTCTGGGGTAATGCGTTTGCCCAAGTACTGCGTAACGGACGCGATGAGATTATTGGCCTCTATCCGCTCATGTCTAACCGTATGACCGTAGGGCGTGATGAGGCTGGGCGACTGTATTACGAGTATCAACGTACGTGGGACGAACCCACCGGGCGGTTCGAAACCGTGCGGCTTTCCCCGCACGAGGTGTTGCATATTCCAGGGCTGGGATTTGATGGGCTGGTTGGTTATAGCCCGATTGCGATGGCGAAGAACGCCATCGGCTTGGCGCAGGCTACCGAGGACTATGGCGCGTCGTTTTTTGCCAATGGTGCGGCTCCGGGTGGGGTGTTGGAGCATCCGGGCACGATCAAAGACCCCGCGCGCGTCAGGGAGTCCTGGCAGTCCACGTTCGGCGGCGCGAAGAACGGGAACAAGATCGCTGTGTTGGAGGAGGGCATGAAATACACGCCCATCTCCGTCAGCCCAGAACAAGCTCAATTCCTTGAAACGAGGAAGTTTCAGATCAACGAAATTGCTCGAATCTTCCGTATTCCACCGCACATGATCGGTGACCTCGAAAAATCTAGCTTCTCCAATATTGAGCAGCAGTCACTTGAGTTTGTGAAGTACACGTTGGACCCGTGGGTGATCAGGTGGGAACAAGCCATCACTAAAACCCTCCTCAGCTCGCGTGAGAAGCCGCAGATCTATGTGAAGTTCAACCTCGAAGGCTTACTGAGAGGTGATTACAAGTCACGGATGGATGGGTATGCGCTTGCCAGGCAGAACGGGTGGATGAGCACCAATGATATCCGCGAGCTGGAAAACCTCGACAAGATCCCTGCCGAGGCTGGCGGGGATTTATATTTGGTGAATGGGAACATGCTCCCGCTCAGTCTTGCAGGGGCTTACGCCACCACCCAAGCCAACGAATCAGCCCAACCCGAACTGGAGCCTGAACTGGCCCAGGAGCCTTCGAGTAACGAGCTTCTCCTAAGGAGGAGGATATGA
- a CDS encoding head maturation protease, ClpP-related: MRRFWNWLTPEPHNDNPDAGSVRVLRISGTIAEESWFDDDITPSIFASELNAESGPVTVWLNSPGGDVVAAAQIYNMLIDYPGTVTVNIDGIAASAASVIAMAATKVAMSPVSMFMIHNPATMAVGDKDELARAMSMLDSVKESILNAYQEKTGLSRAKLSKLMDQETWMDARAAIDMGFADELLTNQRDPMFVIEPGEEPDGDEPDEVESPDGSGEDEVDSPDEPDEDEEDEDPKHQVFPPKKNERLGVVFSRRAAEQKLVAHLTATSPPRPVRPPRPSVTPAVPVGRRVLDLYAELANQPH; encoded by the coding sequence ATGAGACGTTTTTGGAACTGGCTCACACCCGAGCCACACAACGATAACCCGGACGCAGGTAGTGTCCGGGTTTTGCGCATTAGCGGCACGATTGCTGAAGAATCTTGGTTCGATGACGACATCACACCCAGTATCTTCGCGTCAGAGTTGAATGCTGAGTCGGGGCCGGTGACAGTATGGCTCAATTCGCCTGGTGGTGATGTGGTGGCTGCGGCGCAGATCTACAACATGCTCATCGACTACCCAGGCACAGTGACCGTCAATATCGATGGCATTGCCGCATCGGCCGCGTCCGTGATCGCGATGGCTGCTACGAAGGTCGCTATGAGCCCCGTGTCGATGTTTATGATTCACAACCCTGCCACGATGGCGGTTGGTGATAAGGACGAACTCGCACGTGCTATGTCGATGCTTGATTCGGTCAAAGAATCGATCCTGAACGCCTACCAGGAGAAGACGGGCCTGTCGCGGGCGAAGCTGTCCAAGCTCATGGATCAAGAGACGTGGATGGATGCTCGCGCCGCGATCGACATGGGCTTTGCCGACGAACTCCTCACCAACCAACGCGACCCAATGTTTGTGATTGAGCCGGGCGAAGAACCTGACGGTGACGAACCCGATGAAGTTGAGTCGCCAGATGGTTCCGGTGAGGACGAGGTGGACTCCCCAGACGAACCCGACGAAGACGAGGAAGATGAAGATCCGAAGCACCAGGTGTTCCCGCCCAAGAAGAACGAGCGTCTTGGTGTGGTGTTTTCCCGCCGAGCAGCCGAACAAAAGCTCGTCGCGCACCTGACCGCCACATCACCGCCGAGACCGGTGCGACCACCACGCCCCTCCGTTACGCCCGCCGTGCCTGTTGGTCGGCGGGTTCTTGATTTGTATGCCGAATTAGCGAACCAACCCCACTGA
- a CDS encoding phage major capsid protein produces MTTSMTVSDLRTKRADVWEKAKAFLDERRDTATGCLSAEDDAHYAKMEAEIDQLTNEIARSERALRRDADLAKATNMPLTSMPGMGPDNDEVKPTTPRATSSYKRAFWDVMRLNISPMEVRGALSEGVDTEGGYLVPDEFERTLIQSLQDQNIMRGLGKVIQTTSGDRKIPVVSTHGTAGWLDEGKPYTESDEAFTQVTLSAFKLGTFVKISEELLNDAAFNVEQYLASEFARRIGAAEEEAFVTGDGKGKPAGIFNASGGGQSAVTTGKATNITADELIDLHYALRAPYRKNAVWLMNDSTVKTIRKLKDGNGQYLWQPALTAGTPDLVIGRPVYTSAFVPEIKAGASTVVFGDLGSYWIADRQGRSFKRLNELFATTGQVGFLASQRLDGKLVLPEAVKILTQKAGA; encoded by the coding sequence ATGACAACCTCTATGACTGTTTCTGACCTTCGCACCAAGCGCGCAGATGTTTGGGAGAAGGCGAAGGCCTTCCTCGATGAGCGCCGCGACACTGCTACCGGCTGCTTGTCGGCTGAAGATGATGCGCATTATGCGAAGATGGAGGCCGAAATCGACCAGCTCACCAACGAGATCGCACGCTCTGAACGAGCCCTCCGCCGGGATGCCGACCTGGCTAAGGCAACCAACATGCCGCTGACCTCCATGCCCGGCATGGGCCCCGACAATGACGAGGTCAAGCCCACAACCCCACGCGCTACATCCTCCTATAAGCGAGCCTTCTGGGACGTGATGCGCCTGAACATCTCACCGATGGAAGTGCGGGGCGCCCTGTCCGAGGGCGTCGATACTGAAGGCGGCTACCTGGTGCCAGACGAGTTCGAACGCACGCTCATCCAGTCTTTGCAGGATCAGAACATCATGCGAGGCCTGGGTAAGGTCATTCAAACCACCAGCGGGGACCGCAAGATCCCAGTCGTCTCCACCCACGGAACTGCCGGGTGGCTCGATGAGGGCAAGCCGTACACCGAGTCGGATGAAGCCTTCACCCAGGTCACCTTGTCCGCGTTTAAGCTGGGTACCTTCGTCAAGATTTCAGAGGAACTGCTTAATGATGCGGCGTTTAATGTCGAGCAGTACCTCGCCTCTGAGTTTGCTCGCCGGATTGGAGCGGCTGAAGAAGAAGCCTTCGTAACCGGAGACGGCAAAGGTAAACCCGCCGGTATCTTCAACGCTTCTGGCGGCGGACAGTCTGCTGTGACCACGGGCAAGGCGACGAATATTACGGCTGATGAACTCATCGACCTGCACTACGCCCTTCGTGCCCCATATCGTAAAAACGCGGTGTGGCTGATGAACGACTCCACCGTGAAAACCATCCGCAAGCTCAAGGACGGTAACGGCCAATACCTTTGGCAGCCAGCCCTGACCGCAGGAACCCCAGACCTTGTCATTGGCCGCCCCGTTTACACTTCAGCCTTCGTTCCTGAGATTAAGGCCGGTGCGTCCACGGTCGTCTTTGGGGATCTGGGCTCTTACTGGATCGCCGACCGGCAAGGCCGCAGCTTTAAGCGGCTCAACGAACTGTTCGCCACCACCGGACAGGTCGGGTTCCTGGCCTCCCAGCGCCTTGACGGCAAGCTCGTCCTACCCGAAGCAGTCAAAATCCTCACCCAGAAGGCAGGGGCATAA